Sequence from the Melanotaenia boesemani isolate fMelBoe1 chromosome 21, fMelBoe1.pri, whole genome shotgun sequence genome:
AGCAGTGTCTGAACAAGCCTGTTTTCTCATCAGGGAAATCAAACATAAttgtttttctgcctctttaTCTTCTTGCATGCGAGACATCACCAGCTGTCTCTAAGTCACTGGTCATTTCCAGTCACTAATAACTGGTCTGGGCCTGAATTGTAACTTTTCCACTCTGATCTTGTTGTTTGCTTCTCCACCTCGCAGCACAGATGTCTTTATTTGCACCAGCCCCATTAAACATTACAAACACTGCCCCTATGAGAAGGTAAGCCTTCCTCTGATCAATAACATGGATGATTTTCCTTTGAAAGtcataaatgtgtttaatttttctaacGGATCTTATCtgcttcttgtgtgtgtgtgtttccagtaTGCCTGGGTGGAGAAGCATTTGGGCCATGACTTCCTGGAGCAGGTCATCCTGACCAGAGACAAGACACTAGTCACTGGTGACATCCTCATAGATGACAAGCCCGACATTCACGGTGAGCTTTGTCTGTCATGTACTAAACAAAGTCAGACtatcttatttttactttgtccATCCTGCCTTAGTTACTGTTGCTACATGTGTTCACATGCACTTCAAGACGGCAGCTGTTCGTAGCTGTTTGTTGACTGAAGCTGGCAGAAGCAAGTGCCACCTCCACTGCATTTGAATTGTTTCCAGCTGACTTGTTTTCAAACAAGGATGCTTTAAAACGTGGCTTAAAATATCACCTTGATGCACCTTATCTGTTCCATCACAGGCAAAACGCCCTCACTTCCTATTAAGCTTTTAAGGagacacaaaaacagagaataatTTGATGACAATACAACCCCAAATCAGAAAAGGTTGAAGCTATAAAAATTgcaagttaagaaaaaaaacataaaaaagaataattattcTTATATTGCCTGtgacatttatttcattcattatttttattccaaTCCATTTCATGGAAACAGCCAGAATAGTGGTGTTATTTTTGCTAGTTGTCTCAGCTGAAAGAAACTGGACTTTACTCCAGTTTCACCTCTGGGTCATCACTTTCACCCTGGCTTGAAGCTTCAAGTTTAACAAAAGGTGACAGTGAGTTGAAGCCTGCAGGGAAGAGTCGTCAAGTGGACCACTAAGTTCTAACAGTTCTCCCCGTGtttgtgtgggttctctccggttACTCAGgcttccttccaccatccaaagaTATGCATGCTGGGTTAATTGgtctctctaaattctccctaggagtgattgtgagtggtatagaaaatgaatgaatgaagacaTAAAATCTCAAAGAGAAGCGTTGAGTAGGTCAAGTGGGACCTTGAATGTCGACGCAGTGTTCCAGGTAAGGTAATAAGATTTCATGGTTGACTGTGTCAGAGCCTGCTGTCAAATCTAAAAGCATAAGAAAAAACTGTGTCCCCAGTCTGGTGAATTAGATgtaattaaaaacttttaaaagtgcCAATTCTGTGCTCTGACAggctttaaaaccagactgaaagacctcaggattattgtttttatgttttaatcaatatgcatcaaTATTTGCTTTCCAGACAAAGTTGAGACAGCAATGATTTTACAGTGGCAGTGGTTGTTATCATGTACACAGCCTCATGGGTTTCATGGGTTTGGTACCCATTTAAGGctcttgcattaaaaaaaaaaagaaaaagaaaaatcaatccTAAGCAACCCACCGCTGGTAAATGACACGAGCCAAACGGAGGCAGCTCAGCTCTGCATCGACGTGTGCTAACGTGCATCATATTGGTGTTACAGAATCAGCTGAGTGAGTAGTTAGAGGTGCTGTTTCACCTCTGTGATTGCCTCCCTGTGACTCAGAGGCATATCGGTGGCGTATAAACGTTGACCCCCACTCCGCCTGTGTACTTTTACACGCAACACAGATGCTCAACAAAGGACTGACTGGTGAGGACTTCCAGGCTCGTATGCTATAAAAACCTGGAACTTCTCACCAGTCAGTTCATAAAGAAGAAGTCTTTTGGATGAGAGGCGAAATGTTTTCAAGAGACAAAACAAAGTCCAGTTGCCTTTGATTCAAGCTCTTAGGTTTACCATGTACTGCTGAAGATGTGTTCTTACAGGGAAAATGGGCCTAAACAAGTCCTGAAATGCTTCATCACTTTTTGTCCTCatgtcaacaaaaaaaaaatatatataaaatcaaaagaTAATTTTCCTGGTTATTCTGCATTTCCTCAATCATTTACAATTTGGTATTGGCTGGATTGCTAAATTAGGAAATCTAAAATTTATGAAAGATTAAGATAAAAACGTATCCAGCCAGTTAGAATTGCTGAGTGTTGTGAGGCCCACTCTGAAGCTTCCTGGCTTCCAGGGCTGTTTTATGGGGGTAGAAAATTTCTCTCAGAGCTCTGATTATTACCCTCACCAAGGCGAAGGTCATGCATTCAGcagcgttggtttgtctgtctgtcagcaacatatCTAAAAACGCTGTGCACAGATTTTCATAAGATTTTCAGGGAATCTCAGAAATGGATCAAGGAAGGAGTGCTTAAATTTTTTGGGGTGATCCAGTTCTAGACTTGAATCAATGAATTTTTTtataaggattctttactatgaggagatagggataattttaccattaattaaaaaataatgcccacgatcattgaaaataaacaaaaacaaatgacaatGGCATGTCTGAGGACTGTGCTCTCTGATCCCAGTCTGACGTTGATACTGCGTTGGATCAGCTGGAAGGACTTTGCCCTCTGCTCTGATCTTTGGCTTCACTGTCAGGCAACAAATACCCTGgactttcaaaaacaaaacaaacaagtacaAAGCAATGACATAACAATGCTTTCTTTGTCCAACCAGCGTCTCAGATactaaatattccacagtcaacTATCAGTGGTatcataacaaagtggaagcgATAAAGAATGACAGCAACTCAGCCACAAAGTGGTAGGCCCCGTAAAATGACTGAGCAGAGTCGGTGGATGTTGAGGCTCATAGTGCACAAAGGTCGGCAGCTTTCTACAGAGTCGATTGCTTCAGACCTCCAAACTTCatgtggccttcagatcagAGAGCTTCATGGTTTGGGTTTCCACGTCcgagcagctgcatccaagccATACATCACCAAAAACAACGCAAAGCGTCGGATGCAGTGGTGTAAAGAATGCCACCACTGGATCTGACAACctgatggaagagtctgggtaTGGTGGTTGCCAGGGGAACGGTACTTGTATGACTACAttgtgtaaagtttggtggaggtgggatcatggtttggggttgtttttcaggagctgggcTTGGCCCTTTAGTTCCAGTGAAGggaactctgaatgcttcagcataccaagaGATTGTGGACAATTCCATGCTCCCATCTTTGTGGGAACGGTTTGGGAATGGCGCTCTCCTGTTCCAGCATAACtgtgcaccagtgcacaaagcaaAGTCCATGAAGACATAGATGAGCGAGTTTGGTGTTGATGAACTTGATTGGCCTGCACAGAGTTCTGACCTCAACCCGATAGAACgcctttgggatgaattagagcgGAGGCTGAAAGCCAGGCCTTCTCCTCCAACATCAGTGTCCGACTTCACAAATGCACTTCTGAAGGAATGGTCAAAAATTCCTATAAAAACTCCTAAACCTTGTGGAAAGCCTTTccagaagagttgaagctgttataGCTGCAAAGGGTGGACCAAGGTCATGTTGAACTCCTTTGATTAAGAATGTGATGTCTAATAAGTTCATGCAAGTCAAGGCAGGTGAGCCAATACTTTAGGCAATATAGTGTACATCTGACCTCAGCAGAGCAGCTCTCTGTTACTAACAGACACTAATGCATCCTAAACTTTAATAGTATCTGTTACCTGCTGCTTCTATAACCCTGAAAGCCAATTATGTGTTTTATATCAAATTACAGAAAACAGATCAGTCTTTATCTCTTAAGTACACCATAGTTTCTGTTTATAGTCTGGAAAAGCTCAAATATACCACATTTAAAACTTAATTGCCTCAATGCTCAACACTTAAAACAGGGATCTAAAATTCAACAaaccttttattattatgacaaaattatatttattggaGGGGTTCAGAAATCTCAGTTAATTAGTGCCAGTGTATTTTAATGACTTAATGTggcaatttaaaaaagaaataaaagaaataaaatggaaaaaaaatggaaaaaaaaaaataaaatgagctaATTCTTCTTTGTGTTGCATTGTCTGGGTCCGCTGTGTTGTCTCAGTGTTTTGCATCCTCACAGTtaaacttgtttgttttaatcaggggtggaaaccaaaccagcCTGGGAGCACATCCTGTTCACCGCCTGCCACAACAAGCATCTGTCCATCAGCCCCTCCCAGAGACGGCTCCTCTCCTGGTCGGACCACTGGCGGGCTATCCTGGACAGCAAAAGGCAGTGAGGAACTGCATCACCCACAAGCCTCAGAGTGTTTTTGGTAGAACTGGTGCcgattgagaaaaaaaaagaaattatatggAAATTTGTTTCTCACTGTAAAGCTGTTGGGAGAAGACATTCACATATTTGACCACAAGAGGGCACTGTGACTCCACGTGTGACGTACTTCCACCACTTTGATGAACACAAGAAAAGAGTAATTGCATGGTAGGTTTAAAAGGTCAGGCTATGTTGATTTGACTAACTGGTAGCTGATATAATTGTGAAcacttctgtttaaaaaaaatccaactcattttatttttgagcAGTTTATCTCGTTACAAAAGGTGAACCAGTCTCTCACAGTATTGTGTTGCATAAATGGGTCAGTGGATTGTGATTCACGCACAGCATCAGGGCAGTCCACTGCTcacaaaaaaggtttaaaaatattCTCTCAGACTCATCAACACTGGTCAGTGTGCACGAGGGTGTGACAGAAATACAATAACTGTTTTACATGTTCTTTATGGGAATACCACATTAGTATAAATGTAGGTGGACATTAAATGGGAGGTGTGCTCTGGTTTTTATAGAGCTGAAATATCTATATAACTGGTGCtcgttttttgttattttaatgtgaTCCTTCAGCATCTACCAATGATCTATGCATCTGACATAACCTGATGAGAAAAACTTATTTACACATGCATGTTGCCAAAACATCACTAGTGTAGAAATAAGTCACTGAGaagagtgtgtttttttttttattgaacttaTAGTTCTCTTGTTTTaaacaggatttaaaaaaatatataaaaacataagaattaTAATCTttgattgtgtttatttttggtaaAAGTTATTTATAGAAATTATCCTATTCAGATGGTGTCATGAAGAAACGATACTGTAACTAACACCTCACTTCATTTTCACTCTGAGCAGCATGTTTACATCAAATAAGCAAGTCACGTGTTCTAAGTCAGACAGTTTTAACCCAcacaaatgattaaaactgGCTTTgagtaattttgtttttatttttgcctgtTGCTGCTAACCAggcttttggaaaaaaaaatcaccagatGCCGAACTCGTGTTATGAAACACAAACTCACTGCTTAGAGTCGTCATTGTGCCTGGTTTAATGTAAAAACTCAAACATGCTTATTTCTGTCTGtggaacatttttaatgtttgctcCACCTGGATTAAAAGAATGACCaaaaaacaagtgttttcattgtttttgtgcCTCATCTGTTTCAGTTCCCActgttaataaaaacagcagataaAGTCAGGTAGTTTTGACAGATGTTGAGAATGGAAACTTGCCCACCCTGAGGGGTTTGACATCCCAGCAGCTGGGGTGAGTTTAACTAAACACCATCAACATGGCTCTTTGTCCTCTTTGTTGTCATTTCCTCTTACCACTGATTATTATCAGTTAAGAAAACACGAAGTAACAGTTTGATATAAGCAGTTTTCCAGACTGGACTTTCCATTTTATTATATCACCAGGGAATATTTCCCAACCCATGAGATACTGTTGTTTATCATGTCATCATCTAGTTGCAGCTGTGACACTGTCACAacggtttgtttttttttggagaaTATTGAAAacctggttttctttttttaaagaagtttcTTTTTGGAGTGGGTTTAGTAGTTCAGTTTTAGCCTCTTGGTTTGTCTTCTCCTTTTTGTTGAgcagtgtgtgttttccttgtCAGAATGCTGATTTAGTTATAAAAGCATCGTTTGATTTTAGACCACTTAACTGTTCAGTATGTGTTATATGCAACACAAATACTCTCACACACTTGAACATTCTCAATACTACTTGACAAACCCACGAGACAGTAGGCCTCTGCACTTCACACACCTCTGCTTTCTGACAGATGAGAGAAAAACCACCACTTCCTTCCACTTGATCAGTTAGCGTTGATCTCTCTGCGCTGTGTGGTGGGTTTGagtctttgtgtttctgtgatCAACATCCCAGCAGCGCTGAGCTTTTTAAGAGCCACTGTGCAGCAATTCGGGTTGAATTTCATCTGCATCATCCTACAAATTCAAACCTCTATTTTTGAATAGTACATTTCATTACTGTCCTCTCAGGCAGAGCTTGCATGAATCTGCACCTAAGAGAAGcttgttttccttttccctcttgaactaaatattttaagaatGGCTTTCAGTGTGTTTGGATGTCtcagtgaagctgcagctgaatAACTCATGTTATCTTCCTCTGACAGCCATTGAGGGGTGTCGTCGTCCTAAAACAGGCAATAGATAAAATGCAGATGAACACAAACCAACTTACCTCAGTTCATGCAGACCTGTGTCAGGTGAGTCAAAGCCTCGGGTCCATCTTCACCATTATTAGTACCAAAAACAGCCTCATGCTTAATGTTTAGTTTTGATGCTTAACAAGATGTAAGTAGCTGTTCCTTCGGTTAGATGTCTACTTGTATTTCAGTACAAAAGTCCTGATCCAGCCCTCATTTCTATGTGTTTTGATTCCAAGCTGCCAATTTTACTTGTTATATGTAAAAATGGTCTTGAGTGACAGTTCTtcaggctttctgaaggtcaAAGTTTGCCTTTGGACATCGACTTCTTCGCTTGTTTTCTGTCCAGTTCTTGTACCATTTAGACTGATTTCATAgggatgtgtttttgtttgattagtCATTGAacactgacctatgaatcatttaaggataaaaaaaggctcctaacttaAAGGATGTACCAGTGTTGTGTTGACACATACCAGACGATGTagaaaaagtctgttttaaatTGTATCTGCACCGACAGGCAcgtcatttgttcccatttctttagctCCATCaatgaaaaacagcaaagattacacagttttacataaaatagtGTTGTTGCACCAACAAGTTGTTTCCCAAAAGAGATATTGgctgaaaacttggcatatctcagcataatttgtggtgttttcttaaaaaaatgttaggAAACGGGGCAAGTAGAGGACAAAAGAAAGTGTCAAACTAAAACACTATTTACAGCAGATGTACAAGATCTGAAAGCAATGACATTAAGAAATgacaggctaaaaaaaaaaaaggctaaagtATGCCACATgacaagaactggactaaaaatctgtgacaacaggtctgatggagggatgaatcctccccagagtctGGACCTCagcattactgaagcagtgggagatcagagaacagaacaaaagccaGAAACATCCAAGGAAGAGTTTACGAAAGTCCTTTAAGAAGCCTggaaaactattcctgaagaagaagaaattacaagaaagttTGTCTAAGAGGGTTCGGACTGTGTTGGCTGCTCATAATATTAACTTTAAAGCTCagtagaattaaataaaaataaaaaaaaatctgtttgctGCAAAATACTGTGATTCAgtttatgtcagttttcttggccgttttaaaagaaatgatgcTTGGCTGAAGAGTTTTGTTGTGTAATAGCTGTGCTGAAGGATTTAAATACATCCTTTCTCTTTTCTGATATCAACCCGTGCAGCTGTGCTTGTTAGCGAAGTGCTTCAAGCCCGCCCTGCCCTTTTTGGagctggacatgatggacatcTGCAAGGAGAATGGAGCCTACGACGCAAAGCACTTTTTATGTTACTACTACTATGGTGGCATGATTTACACGGGCctgaaaaactttgaaagagcactgtatttttatgaacaggtacttttttctgttatttaaatgACAGGATAAAGAACGTTTTTACACTTATGAGCTCTCTGACTCGCATTAACTTGTCTCGATTCCTTCGCCAGGCAATAACCACTCCAGCCATGGCAGTGAGCCACATCATGTTGGAAGCCTATAAGAAATACATCCTGGTGTCCCTCATTCTCCACGGCAAAGTGCAGCAGCTGCCCAAATACACCTCACAGATAGTAGGAAGGTTCATCAAGGTACGGCTGCACAGCAGGGTCCAGGACACGTCAGGACACAGAAATAGCAGGATTAACACACAATAAACCCAGTCCAGTTGTTGGATGGTTGAATTCAATGtgtagacatttatttatttaattattatttaatgtgaCTTGCATAAAGATATGTTAAGAACTTTTTAAACGTTTAACCGTCAGAGGTCTGAGCCTATTTTGTTTGTCAAATACGTTTCATTTTGACATATATCACATAAAAAGTGTTTACCGCTTCCATGTTTGGTCCCTGGTGCAGGATTTTGCCATTTAACCTATATTTATTACTATATTTGCCTTAAAAATTTACAGACGTCACTAAATCtgcatttaaaaagttcaaCGAGTAGGATCAGCTGGTTCTGCCCCTTTTTCTGTGATGAAATGACGAATAAAATAAACGTAGCACATGATCAGCTCGTCTGATccttcttttaaatatattaaagtaGATATATTTCTTCTAAATTTAAAGGATTGCATCTGGTTTTACATGGTCTGTCAACATGAAACAAAACCTGGGAGAGAGTTTAACATCTGCACGTCTGTATGAAACTGACAGCAGTGCTTTAGATgaactcattttttatttttctgtctcagtCTGAAGTTTAACATCCTCAGTCTCTCAAAGTGTGTTAAGTTTAAGTTTTACCCCAGCAGTTCTTATTATCTTTTGTAAACACAACATTCAGATTTGGTTGTTTGTGTGGCTTCAGTTTGCTGATAAGAGCCTGTGTGGTCGAGCaagaaacagaataaacagAGACAAGGCTCAGATTGTGACAAGAAGCAGTCATGACCCCatcatttcatctttttattgaGTAATCACTGATTACAAAACAGTTTGAAGCGACTGTGTGATTGATTATGAAATCAGCAACACTTGTATGCAGCAGTTTAACTCCATGTGGACATCCAGAGTTCTGCTGTGAAGAACACATTAGCTGTTATTAAGCCTGTTTCCTGCCATGCAATGAAAACCAGTAAAGATCCAAGTTATTTTCCTCTTAATatattctttgtgttttctgccTTCAGCCCCTGAGCAACGCATATCACGAGTTAGCTCAGGTTTACACCACCAACAACCCGGCCGAGCTGCGCAGCCTGGTCAGCAAACACAGCGAGACCTTCACACGAGACAACAACACAGGCCTGGTCAAACAGTGCCTCTCGTCCCTCTACAAGAAGAACATCCAGAGGCTAACAAAGGTGGGACGCACCCGCACTCattataaattataaacatgataaacactCTGCAGATGTCATCATGAAATCTGACACTTGGGCTATAATCTGTGGCAGGTTTGCTGGTAGAATAGAACTAAAGAAATCTAAAAGATGTAGAAAGGTCAAAAGAAACATCAACATCCCTCTTACAAGGGCGTGTAAAGATGGATGCAGATGTCTTATATCCAGCTGTTAGCCATTCTTGGAAACCTGAGATAAATATAGATACAGACAAGGGCTTGCTTTCTTCAAGAGTTGTTTAGCTAGACTGTCATGTAGAAAAGGGCTGAATTTCTCTGAAACACTTGGTTGGTTATTCATAGACCCTTCAAAATGAATTAGGGGTCTGGTACTACTGGTACTAATTGCTTTCTGTCTTGGAAAAATCCTGTTTGTAGGTCCtgtttcttgtaaaaaaaaaattgtgtgatAATGAAATCATATTTTTGCCATGCTTATTGTAAATACAGTACATAGTAGGGATGAACtgattataaaattaaattcagatttatttgtgtagcacca
This genomic interval carries:
- the LOC121632494 gene encoding COP9 signalosome complex subunit 3-like, coding for MQMNTNQLTSVHADLCQLCLLAKCFKPALPFLELDMMDICKENGAYDAKHFLCYYYYGGMIYTGLKNFERALYFYEQAITTPAMAVSHIMLEAYKKYILVSLILHGKVQQLPKYTSQIVGRFIKPLSNAYHELAQVYTTNNPAELRSLVSKHSETFTRDNNTGLVKQCLSSLYKKNIQRLTKTFLTLSLQDMASRVQLSGPQEAEKYVLHMIEDGEIYASINQKDGMVCFHDNPEKYNNPAMLHKIDQEMLKCIELDEKLKSMDQEITVDPQFVQKSMGSQEDDVGSKTSSYS